A region from the Hippopotamus amphibius kiboko isolate mHipAmp2 chromosome 15, mHipAmp2.hap2, whole genome shotgun sequence genome encodes:
- the TSPAN16 gene encoding tetraspanin-16 isoform X2 codes for MAETHTLYYSLKKLLSFFNGILALSGVVLISPGIYVNFRGAVLTRVLGLSSAYLLHVGYLCLAMGCITVLLGFAGWHGATEESRGTLLFVREVALEHNFVTLRKNYRGYKEPDDYSMEWNLVVEKLKCCGVKNYTDFSGSSFERMTGHTYPRGCCKCIGTVACDGRNMSADVIHQEGYFPKLLKITKTQSINLSGGSLGAAVIQLPGILATLLLFIKLG; via the exons ATGGCTGAAACGCACACTCTGTATTATTCCTTGAAGAAACTGTTATCTTTCTTCAACGGCATTTTGGCT CTCTCTGGTGTGGTCCTCATCAGCCCAGGCATCTATGTAAATTTCAGGGGGGCTGTCCTGACGAGGGTCCTCGGGCTGTCCTCTGCATACCTGTTGCACGTTGGCTACCTGTGCCTGGCGATGGGCTGCATCACGGTGCTGCTTGGCTTTGCCGGGTGGCACGGAGCAACCGAAGAAAGCAGAGGCACCCTCTTGTTT GTTAGAGAAGTGGCCTTAGAGCACAACTTTGTGACCCTGAGGAAGAATTACAGAGGTTACAAGGAGCCAGATGACTATTCCATGGAATGGAATTTGGTCGTGGAGAAG CTAAAGTGCTGTGGAGTGAAGAACTACACAGATTTTTCTGGCTCCTCCTTTGAAAGGATGACCGGCCACACTTACCCCAGGGGCTGCTGTAAATGCATCGGGACTGTGGCCTGTGACGGGCGCAATATGTCTGCAGATGTCATCCATCAGGAG GGCTATTTCCCTAAGCTCCTGAAAATAACCAAGACTCAGAGCATCAACCTGAGTGGGGGCTCTTTGGGGGCAGCAGTGATACAA CTGCCTGGAATTCTTGCTACCTTGCTTCTGTTCATCAAGCTGGGCTGA
- the TSPAN16 gene encoding tetraspanin-16 isoform X1, whose product MAETHTLYYSLKKLLSFFNGILALSGVVLISPGIYVNFRGAVLTRVLGLSSAYLLHVGYLCLAMGCITVLLGFAGWHGATEESRGTLLFFFLVMVIILIVEIVVATVVLVFFPILRDVALEHNFVTLRKNYRGYKEPDDYSMEWNLVVEKLKCCGVKNYTDFSGSSFERMTGHTYPRGCCKCIGTVACDGRNMSADVIHQEGYFPKLLKITKTQSINLSGGSLGAAVIQLPGILATLLLFIKLG is encoded by the exons ATGGCTGAAACGCACACTCTGTATTATTCCTTGAAGAAACTGTTATCTTTCTTCAACGGCATTTTGGCT CTCTCTGGTGTGGTCCTCATCAGCCCAGGCATCTATGTAAATTTCAGGGGGGCTGTCCTGACGAGGGTCCTCGGGCTGTCCTCTGCATACCTGTTGCACGTTGGCTACCTGTGCCTGGCGATGGGCTGCATCACGGTGCTGCTTGGCTTTGCCGGGTGGCACGGAGCAACCGAAGAAAGCAGAGGCACCCTCTTGTTT TTTTTCTTGGTCATGGTCATCATTCTCATCGTGGAAATCGTGGTCGCTACAGTGGTCCTTGTCTTCTTCCCAATTCTAA GAGATG TGGCCTTAGAGCACAACTTTGTGACCCTGAGGAAGAATTACAGAGGTTACAAGGAGCCAGATGACTATTCCATGGAATGGAATTTGGTCGTGGAGAAG CTAAAGTGCTGTGGAGTGAAGAACTACACAGATTTTTCTGGCTCCTCCTTTGAAAGGATGACCGGCCACACTTACCCCAGGGGCTGCTGTAAATGCATCGGGACTGTGGCCTGTGACGGGCGCAATATGTCTGCAGATGTCATCCATCAGGAG GGCTATTTCCCTAAGCTCCTGAAAATAACCAAGACTCAGAGCATCAACCTGAGTGGGGGCTCTTTGGGGGCAGCAGTGATACAA CTGCCTGGAATTCTTGCTACCTTGCTTCTGTTCATCAAGCTGGGCTGA